The candidate division WOR-3 bacterium genome segment TGCTTGTTACCTATGGTGCAGCTCAGGAGGACAGTCTTAATGTATTCGACCGTGCCAACGAGCTTCTGGAGAATCAGAAATACGATGAGGCTTTGAAGGCTTATGAATTCTTCTTGTACGAGAATCCTGACCACCATCTCGTGCCTGCTGCCAAATGGGCGATCGCCAACATATTTTTCACCGTCAAGCAGGACTACCATAAAGCGGCGATCGCGTATCAGAATATCGTGAGTAAACATCGGGATACGGGTTGGGAGATTTTCTCGTTTGACCGTCTGGGTTTGTGTTATGAGAGACAAGACAAGTGGGAAGAAGCGGCACGAGTCTACGAATCCGCGCTGGAAAGACTCGCCGAACCGGTTCATTATGAATTGGCTGAGGACTGGAACGATGCATTCAACTCGAAACTGCTGGCATGCTACCGAAGGCTCGGTAATCAGTCCGGCATGATAACCATCTATGAAAGATCGTTAGAAAAGGATCCTGACGGACCATGGGCACCACAGTATCAGTTCGAACTCGCCAGTGTTCATCTCGAAATGAATGAAACAAGGGAGGCAGCAAGTCATTATGCGAGGGTTGTGGATCGCTATCCTCTGTCTGGTTATGCCGAAAGGGTTCGGGCTGAACATTTTGATCTCTTGATATCGCAGCTTGGCTATGACTGGATGCCGTTTTCCATCTTCAAGACCAGCGTGGAATTGAGCCAGTCAGGTCAATTTGATGAGGCATACAAGGGATTTGACCGGGTGATCGAAGAGAAACAGGCGACGGGTATGGATTATGCCGCCAGGTTCCAGCAGGCATTGACTGTTTTTCGCAGAACCGGCGATGCTGTTGCCCTGAGCGATATCGTCAGGACAAAGCGGAATGAATTTCCTTACGGAATCGGTGGTATTACTGAAGAGCGGTTCATCGGTATTCTGGATGCCATTATTGAGACTGAGAAGGTTACTACTTCGGACCCCGAGAACGCGGAGGCCTACCAGCGCATGGCATCTGCTTACTACGAAACCCAAGCATATTATCCTGCGATCGAAACATACAAGAGGGCAATAGAACTTCACCCTGAGAATAATGGTCTGTATAACATGCTCGGTTATTGCTACATTGGTATAGGGGCGTATGATGATGCAATAAATACATTTGGCAAAGTGATAGAAACGTCGCCGGATGACCCAAATTCTTATGACAGTATGGCAGAAGCCTATTTCAGGAAAGGCGATAGTGAACAGGCGATTCGTTACTACAAGAAAGCTGTGTCGGTGGATGTCAACTTCACGAATCCATACTATATGCTTGGGGAGATCTATCATGATATGAACAAGGACGATGTAGCCAGAGATTATCTGCAGAGATATCTTGAACTCGACCCTGGTGGCTTCAGAGCGGATGCCGCTCGCATGATTCTGAGCCAGATACCCGTGCGGTGATCATGGTAGGCGGTAGTTAATGGGTTTTTAGAGTCTGGAGGATTGATGTCAAACAAACAAGATAATGCATTTTCAACCTTCTATGAATCCGTCCGTAACAACAAATTACTCACGCAGGATACTACACTCATGCTTCACCTGGCGGCGGCAATATCTGTTGGATGTGTGTCTTGAGTGAAAAATTACCTTGGCGTGGCCAGGGAGCAGGGAATCACTGACGACAAAATAGAAGTTGTACGTTCAGTGGTCATGGCAATATCTGCATGCAGTGTTGCCAATCGGGCAGAAACTAGCAGCGTGCTGCCAGAAAAACAGAAGAAGGCTTTTTCTGATTTCTACGAATCGACACAAAAGAATCAGGTGTTGGGATTGCGCACCACGCGATTGATCCAGATGGCAGCCGCATTCGTGAATGGCTGTCCGACATGAATAACTCGCTTGCTTGGCGTTGCCAGGCAGGAGAAGATAACAGATGATGAGATCGGGGTTGTTCTTGCGATTGCGATGGCGGTATATGCAGGGGGAGTGAGGGGTCGCACAAAGGATGCTTTCAAAGCTAACTGAGGTGTCATGAACATAAGGATCTTTGTTACCGGTGGTACTTTCGATAAGGAGTATAACGAGTTAACCGGGGAGCTTTATTTCAAAGAAACTCATGTTCCCCATACCCTTATGCTCGGCAGGTGCCGCGTGGCAGTTGATGTGAGGACGCTGATGATGGTTGACAGCCGGGAGATCAGCGATGAAGACCGAGAGACGATCGCGCGAAACTGTGCTAAGGCAAAAGAGGAGCGTATTGTTATCACACACGGTACTGACACAATGGTCGATACGGCCCGGGTTATCGCCGAACAGGTCAAGAACAAGACGGTTGTGCTAACCGGTGCAATGGTGCCCTATACCTTTGGCAGTTCTGACGGACTGTTCAATTTGGGCAGTGCCCTGGCATTTGTCCAGACCCTGCCGAACGGCATATATGTAGTAATGAACGGACGATATTTCCACTGGGATAAAGTGCGCAAGAATACAAAGACGGGTGAATTTGAGGAGATCGAATAGTCCCATTTAACATGCGGAGGGTAATACTATGCTTCGAAAGTATCTGACTATCTACTTGACCGTTTTGCTGCTTGTTTCGTGTGCGCCCCGGCACGATGATGGCGTCAATGTATTGATCCTGGCGCCGCAGAACCTGGGGGCGAATTATTATCTGCTGCGTGATGTCATTGAAGAGTACGGATGGAACGTGACGCATACCGGTGTCCTGGACAGCATTACACCCTGTCCATGGTTTGCCAATCACGGTCAAATCTATCCACTTATTCCTGATGTGAAAATTGAGGACCTGGAAGACATCGGACATTATGACTGTTTGATGATTGCCCCGTCAACCGGCAACGCGGCTCCGGTTGAATACCCGGTTGGTGATATAATTGACAGTCCTGAAGCATTACACCTCATCAGGCGGGCGGCGTACTACGGACTGGCCGTCTTCGCTACTTGTGTTGGAGTCCGGACACTGGCCGCTGCTGATGTCATAAGAGGACGTTTCATCGTCGGGTCGCCGAGATTCCGTCAAGAGTACATCGACGCAGGCGCCAATTATATTGGGCGTCCGCAAAATGATAACCCTCCGACAATTGACGGGAACATTATCACCTGTGCGCGAGGACAATACTACAATTATGCAAATGTGATGGCAATCGCTACCGTTATCGAGAGTAATCAAGGTCGAGGTCATAAAGATGTCTTGAACGCAGAATACATCAATGCAAGGGATGTTGATTTTGAGAGGGGTCATGTGGTCTGGGCGAAAAATTACGGCGGCGCCGGTGCCGATGGTGGTCGTGCCTTTTGCATGACGCGGGATGGAGGTTTTCTTCTCGTTGGTTATACCTTCGCGCCTGGTGCTCCCGATGCGGATATGCTGGTTATTAAGACTGATGCAGATGGCAACATGACCTGGTCCAAACGCTTCGGCGGCGCAGGAGCGGAATATGGTAACGCATGTACGGAGACCGAGGATGGGTATCTAGTACTTGGTTACACCACTTCATTTGGTGCTGGGTCCAAGGATGTCTATTTGTTAAAGATTGATGATGAAGGGAATGAGGTCTGGTCAAAGACATTCGGCGGGACGAGTTGGGACGTTGGTACGGCATTATGCCAGGCTGTAGATAAACAATATTTCATATGCGGTTTCACTCACTCTTTCGGCTACAGCGAAGAAGACATTTATGTTCTCAAAATTGATGCACAGGGTAATACTATTTGGTCCAAAACATTCAGCGGGTGGCGCATAGATATGGCTAATTCGGTTCACGCCACGGATGATGGTGGTTGCGTGATTGCAGCGAGTAGCGGCAGCCACAGTGCGAACACTGATTTCTATTTGGCAAAAATAGACGAAGCTGGTGAAAAAGAGTGGTCACAGTCCTACAATGCACTAGGTGAGCATGGTCATGGATTTGATTGGTGTAAGGGTTCTTCACCCGCCGCAGATGGTGGTTGGATATTGACCGGATATTCTGACTGTAATGATATGATGGATGTGGTGGTCGTCAAGACCGATTCGCTTGGAAATGAACAATGGCTGACCTCGTTTGGCAACAAACCTTTCTATGAATATGGCAATGCGGTATGTCAGGATGTTGACGGTGGTTACGTTATCGTTGGCATGACAAAAGCAATGGTTCGGCCGACCGAGTACAACAAAAGAACATATAATAATGATATGTATTTGGCTAAGCTCAATACTGAAGGTGCTATTGTCTGGGATAAGGCAATCGGCGGGCATGGCGTGGAATGGGCAAATGCGGTTCGTATGAGTCCCGACGGTGATTTATTAGTGGTTGGACATTCGGATGGTGGCGCTGCGGGTTCGCTTGATGTTCTATTGGTAAAAATCGAAGGTTCTGCAGTTAGCAGTTTTTGACCGGGAGAAGTTTGAAGAATATGATTCCGTTCGAGGGAGCGTTTCCACATTGCTCGTATGGATAATATCAACAGATTATTGAGGGGCGACAAGAAGGTCATCGCCAGGACGATCAGCGCTGTGGAGAATAATACGGCCGAGAATCTCCTGGAGAGTATTTTCCCCCATACCGGTCGTGCATACCATGTTGGCATAACCGGCCCACCAGGTGCGGGTAAATCGACGCTGGTCAGTGCGATCGCAAAGCGGCTGCTTGCCGAGAAAAAGAAGGTTGGTATCATAGCGGTCGATCCTAGTTCACCTTTCTCCGGCGGGGCGCTACTCGGTGACCGGGTGCGCATGACCGAGCTTGCCTTAAATGAGAATATATTCATCCGGAGCATGGCATCACGCGGCAGTATGGGGGGTCTTGCGCAGGCAACGAAAGACGTTGCTCTCGTGCTTGATGCTGCGGGTATGGACTATATTCTCATCGAGACGATTGGTGTCGGGCAGGTTGAGTTGGATATTGCACAAGTCTGTGATACGACCGTCGTTGTATTGGTCCCGGAATCAGGTGATAGCATTCAGGCTATGAAGGCGGGACTCCTGGAGATCGCCGACATTATGGTCGTCAATAAGGGTGACCGTGAAGGAGCCGAACGTTTCATTACGGAGCTAAAGTTCGCTTTCGAAATGAGAGAACAGCACGCCGGGTGGGATCACCCGATTTTGAAGACAACTGCAACAAAGGGTGAGGGCGTGGAAGAACTCGTTCTGGCGATGGAATCACACGCCGGTTATTTGACGAAAACAGGGAAATTGGAGCATGAAAGAAAGAGAAAATTGTTGATCCGCATGCACGAGCTGATCGAACGGATGATAAGGTCGCATGTGGAGGCGAATGTAATGCCTAAAAATGATATATCCGGATTGCTGGAAAGTATGTACAAACGTCAGCTCAATCCCTATCGAGTCGCAAAGAATATCGCTCGAAGGATCATCAGGGGTAGCCGGTAGGAGGTTTGTATGAAAAGGCAAGAATGGAATGAGAAGTTGAAGACGTGCGAGGAGAGGCATGTGGAATTCACGACCGTCTCCGGTGTGCCGGTGAGAGTGCTGTATACGCCGGATGATATCGCCGATATGGAACACAATAGAGATTTGGGGTATCCCGGTGAGTTTCCATACGTGCGAGGTGTCTACACTAATATGTATCGGGGTCGTCTGTGGACGATGAGGCAGTTTTCAGGTTTCGGGACTGCCAAGGACACCAACCGGCGTTACAAATATCTCCTGAAACACGGCCAGACCGGTTTGTCAGTAGCGTTTGATTTTCCGACGCTTTACGGACGTGATTCGGACGATTCCTTTTCCCACGGGGAAGTAGGTAAATGTGGAGTGGCAATAGATAGTCTGCGCGATATGGAAATTCTTTTTGATGGTATCCCTCTCGACAGGATTTCCACATCTATGACTATCAATCCTCCTGCGGCAATGTTATTGGCTATGTATATTGCAGTAGGAGAAAAACAGAATATTCCTGCGAGAATTCTTACCGGCACCATTCAGAATGATATGTTGAAAGAGTACCAGGCCCAGAAGACATGGATCTACCCGCCCGTGCCGTCGATGAGGATTATTTCTGATATTCTCGAGTATTGCTCCGAACATGTCCCTAAGTGGAACTCGATATCAATTTCCGGATACCATATTCGTGAGGCAGGTTCGACTGCGCTGCAAGAGCTCGCCTTCACGCTGAAGAATGGTTTCACGTATGTGGAGCAAGGTATCAAGGCAGGTCTGTCCGTGGATAAATTTGCTCCTCGTCTTTCATTTTTCTTCAATGCGCATCTTGATTTTTTCGAGGAAATAGCGAAGTATCGCGCGGCGCGAAGGATATGGGCACGTATGATGCGCGAGAAATACAGCGCTGAAGATCCGCGGTCCTACTTGATGCGTTTCCATACACAAACTGCAGGATGCACGTTGACCGCGCAGCAGCCTGAGAACAACATAATTCGTACTGCTTACCAGGCGCTTTCTGCTGTCCTCGGCGGCACTCAGTCCCTCCACACCAATTCAATGGATGAAACCTACGCCCTGCCAACGGAGAAGGCAGCGAAGATTGCCCTGCGTACTCAGCAGCTATTGGCCTACGAGGCGGGTGTGGCCAATACGATTGATCCGCTGGGTGGCTCATATTATGTGGAATCCCTGACGAATGAACTGGAGAGAGGTGCCTACGAGTACTTCGCAAAGATCGACAAGTTAGGTGGTGTGATCCCGGCAATTGAAAAGGGATTTTTTCAGAAGGAAATATCGCGAAGCGCATACTCATACCAGAAAGCATTGGAGCGAAAGAATAAATATCATGTTGGTGTGAATATTTTTGAGGAAGAAGACAAAGCAGAGATCGATATATTGAAGATATCACCGCAGGTTGAGAAGGTTCAAAGAAAAAGGCTCAGAAAACTCAAGAAAGACAGGAACGGCAAGCGTGTAAAAGAGAAATTGCTGATGTTGCGAAAAGCGGCAAGAGATGGTGAAAACATCATGCCGCGGATTCTCGATTGTGTGCGTGAGTACGCGACACTCGGTGAAATGTGTAACACATTGAAGGAAGAATATGGTGTATATCATGAGCCGATCATATTCTAGAAATTTCGAAATGCGAAATTGTTTTCGGGAGGTTTTATGAGTGGTAAGATTCGGGTTTTAGTTGGCAAGCCAGGTCTTGATGGACATGATCGGGGAGCAAAAGTCGTTGCTGCAGCGTTGCGTGATGCGGGGATGGAGGTAATATACACTGGTTTGCATCAGACCTGCGAGAGTATTGTTGAAGCGGCAGTGCAGGAGGATGTGCAAGTCATCGGTCTTTCGATCCTGTCGGGTGCACACATGACGATTTTCCCCAAAATATTGAAGTTGCTGATGGCCAAAAAAGCTACTGACATACTAGTGATAGGCGGTGGTATCATCCCTGTCGACGATATGAAAAAACTTCGGAGAATCGGTGTGCGCATGCTCTTTGGCCCGGGAACGTCGACCTCTGAGATTGTGTCGTGGATAAAGGACAATACCTGTGAACCTAAGAAAACTGCGGCGCAGAAGAAAAGAACAGTCCGGAAGAAAGTCACCAGAAAGAGAAAGAAATAGATGAAGTTCGGCAAATTTGAATTATTTCCGATATCTGATGGATACTTCTGGCTCGACGGAGGATCGATGTATGGCGTTGTGCCTAAGGTCTTATGGGATAAGGTCTCTCCGGCCGATAAACAAAATAGAATTAGACTTGCCATGAATTGCCTTTTGATAAGGACAAACGACAAACACATACTAGTAGATACCGGGATCGGTGAGAAATTCGGTAGAAAGCTGAAGGAAATATACAGGCTTGATCGTGACGTGAATTTGATTACATCGCTGGCTCGGTACGGAATCAGCCCCGAAGATATCGATTACGTGATCAATACTCATCTCCATTTTGATCACTGTGGAGGCAATACCTGTAAAAACGTCGGGAAGTATGTTCCCACGTTTCCCAAAGCGAAATACGTCATACAGCAGCAGGAATGGTTTAGTGCGCAGAATACGGATGAGAAGACAAGATCAAGCTACCGGGTCAGTGATTTCCTGCCGCTGGAAGCGGCCGGACAGGTTTTGTTTGTCGACGGTGATTTTGACATTATGCACGGCATAAAGGTCTTGCTTACCAACGGTCACACACTCGGTCATCAGTCGGTGTTGATCGACGGCGGCAATGGCAGTGCACTGTATCTCGGCGACATCATACCCACGGTTTATCATCTAAAGCCTCACTATTTGACTGGTTTTGACCTGTATCCTGTTGATCTCATGTTGCGGAAGAAGGATATAATCGAAGCTGCCGTTAAAAACGACTATTTACTGATCTTCGAACACGATCCGAACATCGTTTTTGCACGCTTGAGGAAAACCGACGGCGTCTTGAAAGTGGCAACGGTCGACGGTGACGGCAATCGAGGTGGTGAACGGAAGGTAAGGAAGGCTGTAAAAACCCGTCGCCGGGGAAAAAAGCGACCATCAAAGTGAACTAAGGGATGCATTATCGCCTACGCTGGTTTGTGCAAATTTGCTGGTATGAATTATGTTTGAGTGACTTGATTATCATCGATTATGTTTTGCCCGGTGATTTGGTGAAGTGGGAGGATTGATGAAAGGCGACGACAAGATCAAGAGCCTCGAAGAGCTCGAGAAGGAAGCGCTGCTCGGTGGTGGTGAGGAAAGAATAAAGGCACAGCACGATAAGGGCAAGCTGACCGCACGGGAACGTGTACATCTGTTGCTCGACGAGAATACTTTCAGGGAAACTGATAAGTTCGTAACCCATCGGTGTGCTGATTTTGGTCTTGACAAGAACAAGGTGCTCGGTGACGGTGTAGTAACAGGGTACGGCCGAATAAACGGTCGAGTGGCGTGTGTTTTCGCTGAGGATTTCACAGTATTCGGCGGTTCTCTGTCTCTGGCCTATGCCGGGAAGATAGTGAAATTGCAGGATTTGGCAATGAAAATGGGATGTCCTATCATTGGTCTCAAAGATTCAGGTGGGGCACGTATTCAGGAAGGTGTAGACAGTCTTGCGGGTTACACGGATGTTTTTCTCCGGAACGTACTCGCTTCTGGTGTTATACCACAGATATCCGCGGTAATGGGTCCCTGTGCTGGAGGTGCGGTATACTCGCCAGCGATGACCGATTTCATAATCATGGTTGCCGGTTCCTATATGTTTCTGACCGGACCCGATGTCGTTAAAGCCGCGACACATGAAGATGTTACGTATGACGAGCTTGGTGGTGCAATGGTTCATAATGAGAAATCTGGCGTCGCGCATTTTGCGGTTGATTCGGAATTGGAGTGTATCGAACTCCTGAAGAAACTGTTTTCATTTATGCCTCAGAACAACTTGGAAGATCCACCATCTCTTGAACCAACCGATGATCCGAATCGCATGGATAAGAGTCTTGATACGATCATACCGGAGAGCCCTAACAAACCATATGATATGCTTGAGGTTATTAGAAAGATCGTAGATAACGGAGATTTTCTTGAGGTACACAAACATTATGCACCGAATTTGATCGTTGGGTTTGCTCGTTTCAATGGCAAAGCCGTCGGGGTTGTGGCTAATCAGCCCGCAGTTCTGGCAGGAGTTTTGGGACGAAACTCAGGCATGAAGGGCGCGCGTTTCGTTCGTTTTTGTGACTGTTTTAACATCCCGATCGTTACTTTTGTAGACGTCCCCGGATTCCTTCCCGGCACGGTACAGGAATGGGGCGGTGTGATCAAAAATGGAGCGAAGCTGCTTTACGCTTTTTGTGAGGCTACGGTTCCGCGAGTGACGGTCATTACCCGCAAGGCATATGGCGGCGCGTATTGCGTTATGAGCTCCAAACACACACGTGCCGATGTGAATTTTGCGTGGCCGAGTGCAGAGATTGCGGTCATGGGACCGGATGGTGCAGTGAAGATTCTCTACCGGAAGCAGCTGAAAGAGGCAAAAGATCCGAAGGCTCTGGAGAAAAAACTCATAGACGAATACACGAAGAAGTTCGCCAACCCATTTGTCACGGCCAGTAAGGGGTATATAGATGCTGTAATACGACCATCGGAATCAAGGCCCCGCATCATCGAATCTCTAGAAATGATAGAGAACAAGCGCGATTCAAATCCTCCGAAGAAACACGGGAATATACCACTTTAATATGCATAACATGCAGGATCGCTATACTCGCAGTAAACGCTGTAGCACTACGTTCGCCGTATCATTGCATTCGAAGGAGACGTCAGTGCGAGCATATGCGATGCTGCGAGGGCGGAGTGCCCGGTACTGCGAAGTTCAACTGGAGTTGAATTGGTTCTGCGAATCCGTTGAGGATGATACTGCTTTTTTGAGGAGATCATGTTCAATAAGATCTTAGTTGCCAACCGAGGTGAAATTGCGGTGCGGGTACTGAGGGCATGTCGTGAAATGGGTATCCAATCCGTAGCCGTGTACTCCGATGCAGATCGTAACGCCTTGCATACGCGTTACGCAGATGAGGTGTATCATCTCGGCGCGGCGCCGGCAACCGAAAGCTACCTCAAGATAGATAAGCTTATTCACGTCGCCCGAGAATCTGGTGCCGAGGCGATCCATCCAGGATATGGGTTCTTGGCTGAGAATACTGGTTTTGCGCGTGCTTGTGAGGAGAGCGGCATCGTATTCATCGGTCCGAACAGCCGGGCCGTCGAGCTGCTCGGCGACAAGATCGAGTCAAAGCGAACGATGAGCAATGCAAATATCCCTGTTATTCCGGGGAGTGAGGGTCCGGTCGTAAAAGAGGATGACGCCCGCAGGATCGTTGAGGACATCGGATTTCCGGTGTTGATAAAGGCTGCCGGTGGCGGTGGCGGAAAGGGTATGCGCGTCGTTCGTGAAGAGCAAGATCTCGGTAGCGCGATGAAACAGGCAGTGGGTGAAGCAAGGTCGGCGTTCGGCAATCCAACGATATTCATTGAGAAATTTTTGGAATCTCCACGGCATATTGAGTTTCAGATCCTTGCCGACAATCACGGCAATGTTGTACATTTATTTGAGCGCGAGTGTTCGGTGCAAAGGCGCCATCAGAAATTGATTGAAGAATCTCCATCCACCGTAATGACCGCTAAGTTAAGGGCGAGAATGGGTGAAGCAGCAGTGAAAGCGGTGAAGGTATCGGGTTATAACAATGCAGGCACGGTGGAGTTTATGGTAGATAAGGATAGGAATTTCTATTTTCTTGAGATGAACACACGATTGCAGGTTGAGCATCCCGTCACGGAGTTGATAACAGGTATTGATATAGTCAAGGAACAGCTCAAAATCGCGGCCGGTGAACGTTTGAATCTGACTCAAGATGATATTCGTATGACAGGTGCTGCGATCGAATGCCGCATTTCTGCCGAGGATCCTGAAAACGACTTTGCCCCATCCACCGGCAGGATCTTAGAATTGATCGAGCCGGGCGGTATTGGCGTGAGGGTCGACAGTGGGATCTATGAGGGATTCGAGGTTCCCATTTACTACGACCCCCTGGTCGCGAAATTACTGGTCTGGGCTCCAACAAGACAGGAAGCTATAATGCGCATGAAGAGAGCATTGAGCGAATACGTGATCAGGGGAATCAAGACTTCGATACCTTTTCATATTCTGGTCATGGGTCATCAAAAATTCATCGAAGGTGACTATGATACCACTTTCATTGATAAGGTTGTGAAGAAGATAGAATACAAAAAGCATCACCATGATGTGGCGGCTATTTCGTCGGTGTTGGGCAGGATCTTGAGCGACCAGCGTGCACGATTGCCGCAGAGTAAGGGAGGCAGGACCGCTAACCCGTGGAAGATGTCGGGGCGTAGAACAATGATGGATCGAGGCTAGTATGGCATACATGGTTGATGTTGATGGCAGAGAATTCCGTGTGGACGTCAAGAAGGAAGACGGCCGCTTAATCGTGTCTCTTAACGGTGAGGAAGTGGACGTCGAAATCGCCCATGAACAGGGTTCTCAATTGATGCTCATTGTAGAAGACAGGCCTTTTGCCGTCGTCGTTGAGTCTGATAGCCAGGTGATTGTGAATGGTGAGGCTTATACGGTTGATGTCGTCGACGAGCAAATACAGCGTATGATAAAGGCGAGTCCAGAATTAGCACATAAGAAGGAATTGGCTGTTAAGGCGGTTATGCCGGGTCTGGTAGTAGAAGTCAATGTGCAAGAAGGTGATTTTATTAAGAGCGGCGACGGATTACTCGTTATCGAAGCGATGAAAATGCAGAATGAAATAAAAGCGGCCCGCGACGGTTTGCTCAAAATGATCAACGTCAAACAGGGACAGACCGTGAATACTGGTGATACATTGCTCGTTATCGAGTGAGGGCATCATGCACTCGCGCTGTCTCTGAATACTGTTAATGAGGGATTATGATATTTTCACCTGAGGATTTGAGGGATTTCATACACGAACGGGATTTGGGCAAGCCCGGTGAGTATCCGTTTACCCGAGGCATCTATCCTTCGATGTACACGGGCAGGCTCTGGACAATGCGCCAGTACGCAGGCTATGGTACTGCCGAAGAGTCAAACAAACGCTACAAATACTTGCTTGCTCATGGCCAGACCGGACTATCCGTCGCATTCGACTTACCAACTCAGATGGGCTATGATTCGGACAATCCGCTGTCCGAGGGCGAGGTCGGCAAGACCGGCGTGGCGATCGACAGTCTTGCAGACATGGAGATTCTGTTTGACGGTATACCCCTGGACAAAGTCAGTACGTCGATGACCATCAATGCTACTGCTGCGATCATTCTCGCTATGTATATTGTGGTTGCCGAAAAGAAGGGCGTGAGTCCATCTGTGCTGGAAGGAACCGTACAGAATGATATCCTCAAGGAATATATTGCGCGCGGTACCTATATCTTCCCGCCTCTTCAGTCGATA includes the following:
- a CDS encoding tetratricopeptide repeat protein, which produces LVTYGAAQEDSLNVFDRANELLENQKYDEALKAYEFFLYENPDHHLVPAAKWAIANIFFTVKQDYHKAAIAYQNIVSKHRDTGWEIFSFDRLGLCYERQDKWEEAARVYESALERLAEPVHYELAEDWNDAFNSKLLACYRRLGNQSGMITIYERSLEKDPDGPWAPQYQFELASVHLEMNETREAASHYARVVDRYPLSGYAERVRAEHFDLLISQLGYDWMPFSIFKTSVELSQSGQFDEAYKGFDRVIEEKQATGMDYAARFQQALTVFRRTGDAVALSDIVRTKRNEFPYGIGGITEERFIGILDAIIETEKVTTSDPENAEAYQRMASAYYETQAYYPAIETYKRAIELHPENNGLYNMLGYCYIGIGAYDDAINTFGKVIETSPDDPNSYDSMAEAYFRKGDSEQAIRYYKKAVSVDVNFTNPYYMLGEIYHDMNKDDVARDYLQRYLELDPGGFRADAARMILSQIPVR
- a CDS encoding asparaginase; amino-acid sequence: MNIRIFVTGGTFDKEYNELTGELYFKETHVPHTLMLGRCRVAVDVRTLMMVDSREISDEDRETIARNCAKAKEERIVITHGTDTMVDTARVIAEQVKNKTVVLTGAMVPYTFGSSDGLFNLGSALAFVQTLPNGIYVVMNGRYFHWDKVRKNTKTGEFEEIE
- a CDS encoding DJ-1/PfpI family protein — protein: MLRKYLTIYLTVLLLVSCAPRHDDGVNVLILAPQNLGANYYLLRDVIEEYGWNVTHTGVLDSITPCPWFANHGQIYPLIPDVKIEDLEDIGHYDCLMIAPSTGNAAPVEYPVGDIIDSPEALHLIRRAAYYGLAVFATCVGVRTLAAADVIRGRFIVGSPRFRQEYIDAGANYIGRPQNDNPPTIDGNIITCARGQYYNYANVMAIATVIESNQGRGHKDVLNAEYINARDVDFERGHVVWAKNYGGAGADGGRAFCMTRDGGFLLVGYTFAPGAPDADMLVIKTDADGNMTWSKRFGGAGAEYGNACTETEDGYLVLGYTTSFGAGSKDVYLLKIDDEGNEVWSKTFGGTSWDVGTALCQAVDKQYFICGFTHSFGYSEEDIYVLKIDAQGNTIWSKTFSGWRIDMANSVHATDDGGCVIAASSGSHSANTDFYLAKIDEAGEKEWSQSYNALGEHGHGFDWCKGSSPAADGGWILTGYSDCNDMMDVVVVKTDSLGNEQWLTSFGNKPFYEYGNAVCQDVDGGYVIVGMTKAMVRPTEYNKRTYNNDMYLAKLNTEGAIVWDKAIGGHGVEWANAVRMSPDGDLLVVGHSDGGAAGSLDVLLVKIEGSAVSSF
- the meaB gene encoding methylmalonyl Co-A mutase-associated GTPase MeaB; the protein is MDNINRLLRGDKKVIARTISAVENNTAENLLESIFPHTGRAYHVGITGPPGAGKSTLVSAIAKRLLAEKKKVGIIAVDPSSPFSGGALLGDRVRMTELALNENIFIRSMASRGSMGGLAQATKDVALVLDAAGMDYILIETIGVGQVELDIAQVCDTTVVVLVPESGDSIQAMKAGLLEIADIMVVNKGDREGAERFITELKFAFEMREQHAGWDHPILKTTATKGEGVEELVLAMESHAGYLTKTGKLEHERKRKLLIRMHELIERMIRSHVEANVMPKNDISGLLESMYKRQLNPYRVAKNIARRIIRGSR
- a CDS encoding methylmalonyl-CoA mutase family protein, producing the protein MKRQEWNEKLKTCEERHVEFTTVSGVPVRVLYTPDDIADMEHNRDLGYPGEFPYVRGVYTNMYRGRLWTMRQFSGFGTAKDTNRRYKYLLKHGQTGLSVAFDFPTLYGRDSDDSFSHGEVGKCGVAIDSLRDMEILFDGIPLDRISTSMTINPPAAMLLAMYIAVGEKQNIPARILTGTIQNDMLKEYQAQKTWIYPPVPSMRIISDILEYCSEHVPKWNSISISGYHIREAGSTALQELAFTLKNGFTYVEQGIKAGLSVDKFAPRLSFFFNAHLDFFEEIAKYRAARRIWARMMREKYSAEDPRSYLMRFHTQTAGCTLTAQQPENNIIRTAYQALSAVLGGTQSLHTNSMDETYALPTEKAAKIALRTQQLLAYEAGVANTIDPLGGSYYVESLTNELERGAYEYFAKIDKLGGVIPAIEKGFFQKEISRSAYSYQKALERKNKYHVGVNIFEEEDKAEIDILKISPQVEKVQRKRLRKLKKDRNGKRVKEKLLMLRKAARDGENIMPRILDCVREYATLGEMCNTLKEEYGVYHEPIIF
- a CDS encoding cobalamin B12-binding domain-containing protein, whose amino-acid sequence is MSGKIRVLVGKPGLDGHDRGAKVVAAALRDAGMEVIYTGLHQTCESIVEAAVQEDVQVIGLSILSGAHMTIFPKILKLLMAKKATDILVIGGGIIPVDDMKKLRRIGVRMLFGPGTSTSEIVSWIKDNTCEPKKTAAQKKRTVRKKVTRKRKK
- a CDS encoding MBL fold metallo-hydrolase produces the protein MKFGKFELFPISDGYFWLDGGSMYGVVPKVLWDKVSPADKQNRIRLAMNCLLIRTNDKHILVDTGIGEKFGRKLKEIYRLDRDVNLITSLARYGISPEDIDYVINTHLHFDHCGGNTCKNVGKYVPTFPKAKYVIQQQEWFSAQNTDEKTRSSYRVSDFLPLEAAGQVLFVDGDFDIMHGIKVLLTNGHTLGHQSVLIDGGNGSALYLGDIIPTVYHLKPHYLTGFDLYPVDLMLRKKDIIEAAVKNDYLLIFEHDPNIVFARLRKTDGVLKVATVDGDGNRGGERKVRKAVKTRRRGKKRPSK